One region of Cydia fagiglandana chromosome 17, ilCydFagi1.1, whole genome shotgun sequence genomic DNA includes:
- the LOC134672770 gene encoding uncharacterized protein LOC134672770 — protein sequence MNDPGLFSPTSSACSSPVPVALPERQSILILGPNGTLEGTPLEIRPSVQPTIQQITPVQPPTIPATPVQPPQPPQALQDYNREGYFEPKLVRNKQIQPRCWELLLCSGKCTLSQYRKKKCGGCQGTRQALVSWRALQQHQRLPHIALNKRHSTSQKA from the exons ATGAATGACCCCGGACTGTTCTCTCCAACGTCCAGCGCATGCAGCAGCCCAGTGCCAGTAGCTTTGCCTGAAAGGCAAAGTATATTAATTCTAGGACCAAATGGAACTCTTGAG ggtACTCCATTAGAGATCAGACCAAGTGTACAGCCCACTATACAACAGATCACACCTGTGCAACCACCTACGATACCGGCCACACCTGTGCAGCCTCCACAGCCTCCACAGGCGTTGCAAGATTATAATAGGGAAGGATACTTCGAACCAAAG TTGGTGAGGAACAAGCAAATTCAACCGCGTTGCTGGGAATTGTTGCTTTGCTCCGGCAAATGCACACTATCGCAGTACCGAAAAAAAAAGTGTGGAGGCTGTCAAGGCACGAGGCAAGCACTGGTTTCCTGGCGCGCGTTGCAGCAGCATCAGAGATTGCCACATATTGCCCTCAACAAGAGGCATTCAACCTCTCAAAAGGCATAG